The following proteins come from a genomic window of Theileria equi strain WA chromosome 2 map unlocalized gcontig_1105316255037, whole genome shotgun sequence:
- a CDS encoding hypothetical protein (encoded by transcript BEWA_037070A): protein MPTTIYIHKKCPKGENSGHGTEECPKHHRHYNVSLTNVYNPPEDPKYRVCRRKRNGINIHSLRYGESDLIDADGSKLIGNRRINELSVYYSATYDSDDEEIERPLALRFREYETNTYHWYENKGDPSNTIWNAIPGEEPLYGDGKPTPAFKGRLDHLTCQLHNLYSVDIFKGSNYRCPVCHSEDTKVTVYRESFANGYTKYKHEYKTKPDSVKYNNAILKYRDPEDDNGESTNEYKLIPLSEHIHNLFVYYWDQDREHKRPLLMEVGVFGTMPVSLGNDGKPYNREWTTIGDHEPGEPVSADTLHEQKCRLFRPVDINISEKGPYANKYCEERSSKRGGCPQTIEVTNYPISSLKNYTAKKHTYGGEGDNKNFTVTDFKGGPKVPFPIFDVTEVVVFLTECNQPLLVYVKSSDDGKTHKWYSRAKKDNGANRWEENTELKGRDPHEVSKDDTLKTALEGIKSGLELGCSDEQKQKLNKAKAQPPPVAKVRATAKECTIEKLLEKAVGDIVSLLDDSAALGTFGLGAALAFSDALLTSKGSKDIGEKEPETPPFAEKLRSQAESSEERESENGSRGIGGHASREAKSTTRGDSYPGPLSPPPPIPPTPSVTYSETYIEEHGNTIKHNMYGNFVEEYYNTVEPNLHGYSPAFEIDETDPPVTTVEINEKAEVIVPIDVSYPPKTVSTPPGLEDPFAGHAPKGYSIPPDHQEHADSTSTGDIEQRKTPKEAGGEQDGEPQSQV from the coding sequence ATGCCTACTACTATATACATACATAAGAAGTGTCCAAAAGGAGAAAACAGTGGTCACGGGACTGAAGAATGCCCAAAACATCACCGCCACTATAATGTTTCTCTAACTAATGTATACAATCCCCCTGAGGATCCAAAATATAGAGTATGTAGGCGTAAGAGGAATGGTATAAATATCCATAGCCTAAGATATGGTGAAAGCGATCTTATTGATGCAGACGGATCTAAACTTATCGGTAACCGCAGGATAAATGAGTTATCCGTATACTACAGTGCAACATATGATAGCGATGATGAGGAAATAGAGAGACCTTTAGCATTGAGATTTAGGGAATACGAAACCAATACATACCACTGGTATGAAAACAAGGGAGATCCTTCAAATACTATATGGAATGCGATACCAGGTGAAGAACCACTTTACGGTGACGGTAAGCCAACTCCAGCATTTAAAGGGAGGTTAGATCATCTAACTTGTCAACTCCATAATCTTTATTCTGtcgatatttttaaggGTAGTAATTACCGTTGTCCTGTTTGCCACAGTGAAGATACTAAAGTCACTGTTTATAGGGAAAGTTTTGCTAATGGATATACTAAATACAAGCATGAGTACAAAACTAAACCGGACTCTGTTAAGTATAACAATGCTATTCTTAAATATAGAGACCCTGAAGATGACAATGGAGAAAGTACCAACGAATACAAGCTCATTCCACTTAGCGAGCACATTCATAACCTCTTcgtctactactgggacCAAGATAGGGAGCATAAGAGACCCCTACTTATGGAGGTTGGTGTCTTTGGTACCATGCCAGTTTCTCTTGGCAATGATGGGAAACCATACAACAGAGAGTGGACTACGATAGGTGATCATGAACCAGGAGAACCTGTATCTGCAGACACTCTTCATGAACAAAAGTGCAGACTTTTCAGACCTGTAGATATAAACATCTCTGAGAAAGGACCATATGCTAACAAGTATTGCGAAGAGAGAAGCTCTAAGAGGGGAGGATGTCCTCAGACTATAGAAGTTACTAATTACCCTATATCTAGCTTAAAAAACTATACTGCCAAGAAGCACACCTATGGCGGGGAAGGAGATAATAAGAATTTTACCGTCACTGATTTCAAAGGTGGTCCCAAGGTACCCTTTCCAATATTTGATGTTACGGAAGTGGTGGTCTTCCTTACAGAGTGTAATCAACCTCTCCTGGTCTATGTTAAGAGTAGTGATGATGGAAAGACTCATAAGTGGTATAGTAGGGCAAAGAAAGATAATGGTGCTAATAGATGGGAAGAGAATACTGAGCTTAAAGGTAGGGATCCACATGAAGTTTCTAAGGATGATACCCTTAAAACTGCTCTGGAAGGTATTAAGAGTGGATTAGAACTTGGTTGTTCGGATGAGCAGAAACAGAAACTAAATAAGGCTAAAGCGCAACCTCCTCCGGTTGCTAAAGTTAGAGCTACAGCTAAAGAATGCACTATTGAAAAACTATTGGAAAAGGCTGTAGGAGATATAGTTTCTCTACTAGATGATTCAGCTGCACTTGGTACATTTGGGTTAGGCGCAGCTCTTGCGTTTTCAGACGCTCTTCTTACTAGCAAAGGATCTAAAGATATTGGTGAAAAAGAACCTGAAACTCCTCCTTTTGCTGAAAAACTAAGATCTCAAGCTGAATCTTCTGAGGAAAGAGAGAGTGAAAATGGTTCTAGAGGTATTGGTGGACATGCCAGTAGAGAAGCTAAATCTACTACCCGAGGGGATTCTTATCCTGGACCTTTATCTCCACCACCTCCAATTCCTCCTACTCCATCGGTAACTTATTCGGAGACTTACATTGAGGAACATGGTAACACTATAAAACATAATATGTATGGAAATTTTGTTGAGGAATATTATAATACTGTGGAACCGAATCTACATGGATATAGCCCTGCTTTTGAAATTGATGAGACGGATCCTCCTGTTACTACCGTTGAAATTAATGAGAAAGCTGAAGTTATTGTTCCAATCGACGTATCCTACCCTCCAAAAACTGTTTCTACTCCTCCTGGATTAGAAGACCCTTTTGCTGGACATGCTCCTAAAGGCTATTCTATTCCTCCAGACCATCAAGAACATGCTGATTCTACTTCTACTGGAGATATCGAACAAAGAAAAACACCTAAAGAGGCTGGAGGAGAGCAAGATGGAGAACCACAGTCGCAAGTATAA